From a region of the Synechococcus sp. PCC 7502 genome:
- a CDS encoding DEAD/DEAH box helicase gives MPSSFQSLGISEARIQVLTELGFTAPTPIQSQSIPALLEGKDMLGQAQTGTGKTAAFSLPILERIDPYQNQLQALILTPTRELAIQVSQAIRSFNLKPGAKILTVYGGQAIDRQISQLDRGVHIVVGTPGRVIDLMDRGRLDLSHLSWFVLDEADEMLNMGFIQDVEKILAVTPPQRQTAFFSATMPTAVKRLVKNYLRSPVLVKVESDDSAPSRIEQQVYIVPPHLSKEEALLPILELEAPHSALIFVRTKDAASKLTDILQNAGHSVDEYHGNLTQVQREGLLRRFRSEQVRWVVATDIAARGLDIDSLTHVINLDMPDDLERYVHRIGRTGRAGRTGTAITIISARERYKLRHLEKMIGQTLDALPMPTITQIQERRIARFKEQIHEVLTGERLASFLPLVSQLSEDYDPQAIAAAALQLAYSRIQSEKSEQAALNILSKQADKSTFSGSKPVKRSTSSTSGRRNYDNYDRADKPSDKSDRPERFDRDRNKGDYGNKSGRFTPARTKH, from the coding sequence ATGCCCTCTTCTTTTCAATCTCTAGGTATTTCTGAAGCCCGCATTCAAGTTTTAACTGAATTAGGTTTTACAGCCCCTACTCCCATTCAATCTCAATCTATCCCCGCCCTGCTTGAAGGCAAAGATATGCTCGGTCAGGCACAAACTGGAACTGGTAAGACCGCAGCTTTTTCACTACCAATTTTAGAGCGCATTGACCCTTATCAAAATCAACTTCAGGCTCTAATTTTAACGCCCACCCGTGAACTGGCAATTCAAGTCAGCCAAGCTATTCGCAGTTTTAATCTTAAGCCCGGTGCCAAAATTTTAACTGTTTACGGTGGACAGGCGATTGATCGCCAAATTTCCCAACTTGATCGCGGTGTACATATTGTGGTTGGTACTCCTGGTCGAGTGATTGACCTCATGGATCGGGGCAGACTCGATCTTAGTCATCTGTCTTGGTTTGTGCTAGATGAAGCTGATGAAATGTTAAACATGGGCTTTATTCAAGATGTGGAAAAAATCTTGGCAGTCACGCCTCCGCAACGCCAAACTGCATTTTTTTCGGCAACTATGCCCACGGCAGTAAAAAGGTTAGTTAAAAACTATCTGCGATCGCCAGTTTTGGTCAAGGTGGAGTCTGATGATTCTGCGCCTAGTCGGATTGAACAACAAGTTTACATCGTGCCACCCCATCTGAGTAAGGAGGAAGCCTTATTACCAATTTTGGAACTGGAAGCACCTCACTCTGCTCTAATTTTTGTGCGGACAAAAGATGCAGCTAGCAAACTCACCGACATTCTTCAAAATGCAGGACATAGTGTTGATGAATATCACGGTAATTTAACGCAGGTTCAGCGTGAAGGTTTACTCAGACGTTTCCGCAGCGAACAAGTAAGATGGGTAGTTGCCACGGATATTGCCGCTAGAGGATTAGATATTGATAGTTTGACCCATGTGATCAATCTGGATATGCCCGACGACCTAGAGCGATATGTCCACCGCATTGGGCGCACGGGACGAGCAGGACGCACTGGTACCGCAATTACAATTATCTCTGCCAGAGAGCGTTATAAACTGCGCCATTTGGAAAAAATGATTGGGCAAACCTTGGATGCTCTACCTATGCCTACAATTACCCAAATCCAAGAACGACGCATTGCTAGATTTAAAGAGCAAATCCATGAGGTTCTAACTGGAGAAAGATTAGCTTCCTTCCTACCGTTGGTATCTCAACTTTCTGAAGATTATGATCCTCAGGCGATCGCAGCAGCAGCATTACAATTGGCGTATAGTCGGATTCAATCTGAAAAATCTGAACAGGCGGCACTGAATATCTTGTCTAAGCAAGCTGATAAATCTACCTTTAGTGGTAGTAAGCCCGTAAAGCGTAGTACCAGCAGTACAAGTGGCAGACGTAATTATGATAATTATGACCGTGCTGATAAGCCCTCTGATAAATCTGATAGACCAGAAAGATTTGATCGCGATCGCAATAAAGGTGATTACGGTAACAAGTCTGGACGTTTTACCCCAGCCAGAACAAAACATTAG
- a CDS encoding MFS transporter has protein sequence MFKTLREIPIDLRHQLISAFVVGLMFWSSLASQLPTLPLYIKYLGGTTTQIGLVMGSFAIGLLFCRSYLGQMADRKGRVVMIWLGLSVAALIPLFYTTFRTIPILVVLRALHGISIAAFATAFSALVADLAPPSHRGEIIGYMSLVQPLGIGLGPALGGWMQETFGYTPLFITASALAAIGLVTALGLRESSDFIRPQGLQVKLRIWSTLASPRVKVPAMVLLLVGIVFGILSSFLPLTIQEYKIPLNAGIFYMTTALSGFMVRLPLSTISDRFGRGVFISIGLCFYALAMLVIATVHSRWAVLGAGILEGIGSGIVIPSIMTLLSDRTLPKERGFIFGLAWLGFDLGMASCSPIIGSLIKVIGLSGAFMVASGMAVLALIIFMTQSSSSLKTSFLFAISLGKDPYSLMKEQLAHDF, from the coding sequence GTGTTTAAAACCCTGCGCGAAATTCCCATAGATTTAAGACATCAACTCATTTCTGCATTTGTAGTGGGGTTGATGTTTTGGTCTAGTTTGGCTTCTCAACTTCCCACCCTGCCTTTATATATCAAATATCTTGGCGGAACTACTACGCAAATTGGCTTAGTTATGGGTAGTTTTGCGATCGGTTTACTGTTTTGTCGCTCCTATCTGGGGCAGATGGCTGACCGAAAAGGTAGAGTGGTAATGATTTGGCTTGGGTTATCGGTTGCAGCGCTGATACCGCTTTTTTATACCACATTTAGGACAATCCCGATTTTAGTGGTGTTGAGAGCTTTACATGGTATTAGTATTGCCGCTTTTGCCACTGCCTTTAGTGCCTTAGTTGCCGATCTCGCTCCTCCTAGTCATCGGGGCGAAATTATTGGTTATATGAGTTTAGTGCAGCCCTTAGGTATTGGCTTAGGACCAGCTTTGGGGGGATGGATGCAGGAAACTTTCGGTTACACCCCCTTGTTTATAACTGCCTCTGCTTTAGCGGCAATCGGATTGGTTACGGCACTGGGACTGCGTGAAAGCTCCGATTTTATTCGGCCCCAAGGATTACAAGTGAAATTGCGAATCTGGTCAACTTTGGCAAGTCCAAGGGTTAAGGTTCCAGCTATGGTTTTGCTATTAGTGGGTATAGTATTTGGAATTTTAAGCTCATTTCTGCCTTTAACAATCCAAGAATATAAGATTCCTTTGAATGCGGGCATTTTTTACATGACTACGGCTTTATCTGGGTTTATGGTTCGCCTACCGCTTTCTACGATTAGTGATCGCTTTGGGCGGGGAGTATTTATTTCCATAGGTTTATGTTTTTATGCTTTGGCAATGTTAGTAATTGCTACGGTTCATTCTCGGTGGGCTGTTCTAGGTGCAGGTATCTTGGAAGGCATTGGTTCAGGTATTGTGATTCCTTCGATTATGACTTTATTAAGCGATCGCACATTGCCTAAAGAGAGAGGATTTATCTTTGGTTTGGCATGGTTAGGATTTGATCTGGGGATGGCATCCTGTAGCCCAATTATTGGTAGTTTAATTAAGGTGATTGGTTTATCTGGAGCTTTTATGGTTGCCAGTGGGATGGCAGTTTTAGCATTAATAATTTTTATGACTCAATCTAGTTCTAGTCTAAAAACTTCTTTTTTGTTTGCGATCAGTCTGGGGAAAGACCCTTACAGCCTTATGAAAGAGCAACTAGCACATGATTTTTGA
- a CDS encoding fasciclin domain-containing protein has translation MADIVDIAVSDDSFKTLVTAVKAANLVDVLKSPGPFTVFAPTDDAFAKLPPGTITTLVQNIPQLTRILKFHVVSGCWKTADLENVTELTSVEGSPIKISLTHGFEVKNATVIASDIEADNGIIHVIDNVILMG, from the coding sequence ATGGCAGATATTGTTGATATTGCAGTGAGTGACGATTCATTTAAAACATTAGTTACGGCGGTAAAAGCTGCTAATTTGGTCGATGTCTTGAAGTCACCTGGACCATTTACGGTTTTTGCTCCCACTGATGATGCTTTTGCTAAACTTCCGCCCGGTACGATTACGACTTTGGTGCAAAATATTCCTCAATTAACAAGAATTCTGAAATTTCATGTGGTGTCAGGTTGTTGGAAAACCGCAGACCTAGAGAATGTCACTGAATTAACCTCTGTGGAAGGCTCACCAATTAAAATTAGCTTAACCCATGGATTTGAAGTCAAAAATGCTACGGTCATTGCCTCGGATATTGAAGCAGATAATGGCATTATTCACGTCATAGATAATGTGATCTTGATGGGATAG
- a CDS encoding photosystem II protein Y encodes MDADLRPLLVLAPIGLVVVWAAYNMTKAVLKGEAKLFGDRGNNPFQ; translated from the coding sequence ATGGATGCTGATTTAAGACCTCTTCTCGTGCTTGCTCCCATTGGTTTAGTCGTGGTTTGGGCAGCCTACAATATGACTAAAGCTGTGCTTAAGGGTGAAGCGAAACTATTTGGCGATCGTGGTAATAATCCATTTCAATAG
- a CDS encoding citrate synthase: protein MAIGEYKPGLEGVPATQSNISYVDGLVGLLEYRGIRIEDLCEHSNFLETSYLLIFGELPKHQELEKFEHNIKHRRRIKYRIRDMLKCFPDDAHPMDVIQACVCALGMFYPLKDLRDIEYIYGATIRLIAKIPTIIAAFHMMRQGNDPVPPRDDLSYAANFLYMLNEIEPDPLAAKVFDVCLTLHAEHTVNASTFCALVTASTLNDPYVVLAAAVGTLGGPLHGGANEKVMLMLEEIGSVKNVKAYLEEKISKKQKVPGFGHRIYKVKDPRAIILQKLVDQLFEQTGHDPYYDIALELEKQAADVFSEKGIFPNVDFYSGLVYKKLNIPVDLFTPVFAIARVPGWLAHWKEQMADNRLFRPTQVYTGLHDVKYTPISDR, encoded by the coding sequence ATGGCTATTGGTGAGTATAAACCAGGTCTGGAAGGAGTTCCTGCCACTCAGTCTAATATCAGTTATGTAGATGGACTAGTTGGACTATTGGAGTATAGAGGTATCCGCATTGAAGACCTGTGCGAGCATAGTAATTTTTTAGAAACCAGCTATCTCCTAATTTTTGGCGAATTACCTAAACACCAAGAACTGGAGAAGTTTGAGCATAATATTAAGCACCGCCGCCGAATTAAATATCGGATTAGGGATATGCTTAAATGTTTTCCCGATGATGCCCATCCTATGGATGTAATCCAAGCTTGTGTATGTGCCTTAGGCATGTTTTATCCCCTCAAAGACTTGCGTGATATTGAGTATATTTACGGGGCTACGATTAGGCTAATCGCCAAAATTCCCACAATCATTGCCGCCTTTCACATGATGCGCCAAGGTAATGATCCTGTACCTCCTAGAGATGATCTGAGCTACGCTGCGAATTTTTTGTATATGCTCAATGAGATCGAACCCGATCCTTTGGCTGCTAAGGTATTTGATGTATGCCTAACCCTTCACGCTGAACATACAGTTAATGCTTCTACCTTTTGTGCTTTAGTGACTGCCTCAACTTTGAATGATCCCTATGTGGTACTAGCTGCTGCGGTTGGGACTTTAGGGGGTCCTTTGCATGGTGGGGCTAATGAAAAAGTGATGCTGATGCTGGAAGAGATTGGCTCTGTTAAGAACGTCAAAGCTTATTTAGAAGAGAAAATTAGCAAAAAACAAAAAGTCCCTGGGTTTGGACATCGGATTTATAAAGTTAAAGACCCTAGGGCAATTATTTTGCAGAAGTTAGTTGACCAATTATTTGAACAGACAGGTCATGATCCTTACTATGACATCGCCCTAGAATTGGAAAAACAGGCTGCGGATGTATTTTCCGAAAAAGGAATTTTCCCTAACGTGGATTTCTATTCAGGGCTAGTTTATAAAAAATTAAATATTCCTGTGGATTTATTTACTCCTGTGTTTGCGATCGCCCGTGTTCCCGGCTGGTTGGCACATTGGAAGGAACAAATGGCAGATAATCGCTTGTTTAGACCAACACAGGTTTATACAGGACTGCATGATGTTAAATACACTCCCATTAGTGATCGCTAG